CCGGAGCCGAAGTCACCAGCCGCCGACACCGACCCGGAGTCGGAACCGCCAGCCGCCGACGTGGAGCCGGGACCGGGTGGCGACGAACCGCCGCTTGATTCCGACCCGGCGACGGACCCGGGGTTCGCGTCGGGCGAGGACGATGAACCGCCCGCAGACCCGAGCGAGGAGGACGCGGAGATTCTCGACGGCGAGCCGACGGAGACGCCGGAGTCGTCGATGCGGGACCCCGGCCAGTGGCCCGAGGAGACGGACCAGTTCGATCCCGACGCGCTGACGGACGGCGAGGCGACCGGGGAGTCGGCGTCCGCGGCGTCGACCGAGGGGTCGCCACAGTCGGAATCGAGCGGGGAGTCAGATGCTGACACGGACACGGAGCCGGAGCCGGCGGCGACGGGTATCCTCGACGGCGAGTACGTCTGTCCGGAGTGTGGATTCTCCGAGCAGATGGACGCCTCGTCGCTGCGGGACGGCGACGCGTGTCCGGCGTGTCACCAGGGGTATCTCGACGCCCGATAGCTCCGAAATCCGTAAACCATCGGGTGTCGAATCGGGCGTATGGAGGAGTATAAGATGCGGCGCGGGGAGTATCTCGAGGAGCGAATCCCCGACCTCGAATCGACCGTCGAGGAGTATTTCGGCGAGATATCGGACACCGAGGAGTACAACGGCTCTGACCTGTTCGTCATCGAAGAGCCGGAGAACCCGGTGTTCGAGCGCATCGTCGTCGGTGCGGTGACGTACGGGAGCAAGAAGGACACCCTCGCGGTCAACTTCGAGGAGCGCGAGCTTGAGGACCTGATGGAGACGGGCGACGTGGACGCCGCCGGCGACGCCAACGCCGCGAAAAACGAGTTCCTGCTCGAAGCGACGGGTCGCGACGCCAAGGCGCGGCGCGACTCGATGAAACGCGACGTCGAAGACGACGCACCCGACGACTTCTGAGTTCGCGGGGACGCTGTGTTTTTCCCTCCCGATACCCCACGTCCGGTATGGGCTACGCGTGTCCCGTCTGTGACGACCCGCAGGTCGACGCTCGCCACCTCGCGAACCACCTCGCCTTCACCGCCATTCTCGGCGACGACGACCACGAGGCGTGGCTCGACGACCACGTTCCGGAGTGGGCCGAGGAAGGCGAAGCGGAGCTCGCCGAGCGCGTCCGCGAGTTCGCCGACGAAGACGAGTACCCGCAGGTGTTCGAGGACACCACCGGCGAGCGACCAGACCGCGACGGCGGTCGCTCGGGCGAACTGTTCGAGAGCGAGGGGCACGGTCACGACCACGGCCAGGCTGGACACGCACACGACCAGGAGCTGCCGCCACAGGCGGACATGGAGATGGACGAGGACACGCAGGCGGTCATCGAGGAGGCACGCGAACTGACGAAGGAGATGCTAGCCGAGGACGAAGCCGAGGACGAGGACGACGAAGCCGAGAATTAGCGTCCGACCGCGGCCCGGATGCGGTCGCGTCGCCACCACAGTTCTGTCGTCCCCCACGCGAACAGCGTCAGCGCCAGCGCGAGCACGACGAGCAGTTCGGGGTACAGAATCCACGACGGCGAGACGTACAACAGCCCGTTGACGAGTAGCTGCGGGACGGCGGTCCGGAGGGTGTAGCCCGGATTCGCGAACAGTCCCGCGCTGGGGTCGATGCCGGGGTCGCCGGTGTCGACGGCCGGTCCGCCACCGGATTCGCTCGGCGTACCGAGCCGTTCGGCCTCGTACGGGAGCCGGACGGTCGCGGACCAGAGCACGGTACCGTCGGGCGCGACCTCGATGACGCGGTCGCCGTGGCTGTCGGTGACGAGCGTCGAGCCGTCGGGGAGTCGGTCGGCGTCGCGCGGCCACTGGAGGCGCGCGTCTGTCCACGCCCACGTCTGGACCCACTCGCCGCCCTGTCGCTGGTACTCGACGACGCGACGGTTCTCGGAGTCAGCGACGGGGACGCTCGGGCCGCCGTTCGCGGCGGGAATGTAGTCGGGGTTGTGCTGTTCGTACAGGATGGTGTGCGCGTCGTCGGAGCCGAGCGTCTGCTCGGCGACCAGCCCCTCGCCGGGCCGGACGAAGACGACGGAGTCCTGGTTCCGGAGGCTGGCTTGGAATCGGCCGTCGGGCGTCACCTCGACGTCGTTGACGTGGGTCCAGTCGCCGGGCGAGCCGCCGGACGAGCGGTCGTAGTCCTCGGCGGCGTTCCAGCGCCACACCTCCTCGCCGGTCGCGAGGTCGACGGTGTAGAGGGCGTCCTCGTAGATGTCGGCGACGGCGATGTGGCTCTCGTTGACCCGGTCGATGTCGTGGTACCGGTTCGACGGGATGCGCGGGGTGACCTTCGACCACAGGCGGGCGGTCTCGTCGGTGCGGAGGTTCACGCGCTCGTAGACGTTCCGCGAGCAGGTGTCGGTGGAGACGCCGGCACAGGCGTCGCCGGCAAGCTTCTCGGCACCGACGTACTCGACGACGTACGGCTCGTCGGGGACGGGGTCCACGTCGAAGTAGGTCTGGAGGGTGTCGTTGCGGTAGGCGACGCTCCCCTCGTCGGTGAGCGCGACGAGTTCACCCTCGGCGTCGGACTCGGGGACGCCCTGGGTGGCGACGACGGTGACGTTGGCAGCCGATTCGAGAGCAGCGGGGTCGTAGCCGCCGGCGTCGGTGGGTCGGAAGCCGTCGGTCGTCCCGGGGTCGTGCGGGCCGGTGAGATAGCCGGCGAGCAGACCGACGAGACAGACGACGACGACCGCGAGGAGGGCGCGGCGGAGAGTCGAACGGGCGGGCATCGACTCGCAGGTGTCCGGCGAGGTAGGATACTGTTTCGGTATATCTACCACCGACCGGCCCGTACGGCGGGTATGCACGAAGACGGGTGGCTCGCCCCGACGACGGCGACGGAGGCGCGGGAAGCGTACAGCGACCTCGCGCCGACGGCACAGACGGTCGTCCGGGAGACGGCCAAGGCGATGTCGTTCGACCGCGAGGAGTACGGCGACCGCGTCACGAGCGACGTGGTCGAGACGGCGCTTGACGCGCTGTTCGCCTCGCTGCTCGAAGTCACGGTCGGCACGCGCAGCGAGTTCGAGTCCGTCCGCGAGGACTCGGCGTTCGCCGTCGAGCTGGAAGGCAGCGACGAGGTTGACAACGTCGCGTGGCACGTCGCTCCCGCGGCAGACACCATCGTGGCGGCGACGTTCCACGCCGAGGAGGAAGCCGCCGTCGGCACGCTCCGCCGACAGGCGTACGGGAAGGTGTACAGAGACATCGTGAAAGACGGCGACGGAAGCGAGGAGCGCGAGGAGGGGGCCGCGTCGTGAGACGCATCACGCGCAACGTCACGCTCGGACTGCTCGTCGTGGTCGTCCTGCTGCTCGCGCTCGGGGCGGTCCCGTCGCTGCTCCAGAGCGGCGACCCCTACTACGCCGAGGCGACGGCCGCCGAGCCGCCGGCCGAGGTGACACCCATCGACGGCGCGAACCTCTCGGAGCGACGGTTCCCGTACACGTACGGCGCGGTGAGTGCAGCAGACGGCGACACGGCGCGCTCGACCGCCTACTACCGGGGTCCGTTCGGCATCAAGGAGACGTTCACCCACTCGGTGTTCGACGAGCGCGACGTGTTCAGACAGCGGTACGCGTCGAGCATGTCGGGGGACGCCGTCTTCGTCACCTTCGAGAACGTCACGTACCGCGTGACGGTGGTGCAGCCGTGAGCGACCACTCTGAGCACGACTGGCCGGTCGTCGAGTCGGTCGCCGAGTACGAGACCGGCTGGTACACCGGCGGCTACGACGAGGTGCGGCAACCCGACGCCACGACGAAGAAGTACTACTGGGCGGACCTCCCGCCGGCGGTCGTCGTCGTCGCACAGGACGGCGACGAGCTGGTGATGATAGAGCAGTTCCGGCCCGCCATCCGCGAGCGCTGTCTCGAACTCGTCGCCGGCATCGTGGAGGACGGGGAGACGTACGCCGAGGCCGGCGCGCGCGAACTGGAGGAAGAGACCGGCTTCGTTCCCGATTCGGTCACGCACGTCGAGGAGTTCTGGTGTTCGACGGGCGTGCTCCGCCACCGCCGGGGGATCGTCTACGCGGAGGGACTCACCGCCGGAAACCGCAAGCTCGACGGCAACGAGTTCATCGACGTGACACGCGTTCCGGTGGAGGAGGCGCTGGCCCGCGCCCGCGAGGAGCCGGCGAACGACGCCACCATCGAGGGGATTCTGCTCGCGCAGGCGGACGGGCTACTGTAACGAGCGCACCATCACGAACGCGTCCTCGCCGTCGTCGTAGTACCGGGGGAGCCGGCGGTGAATCTCGAAGCCGAACCGCTCGTACAGCCGCTTTGCGGTGTCGTTGGTCTCCCGCACTTCGAGTTTGACGCGGCCGACGCCCTGTCGCCGGCAGATGCTGAGGGCGGCACCGAGGAGGTTCGCGCCGAGCCCCTGGCCGCGGGCGTCGGGACGGACCGCGAGGTCCTTGACGTGGCCGAGCGGGGTACCGCCGTTCGGGACGGTGTCGGCGACGATGAAGCCGTCGACGGACTGGTCGCCCGCGACGAGGAACCCCGGCTGGCCGAGAAACTGCTCGAAGGCGGCGTAGGGCCACGGTTGGGGAAACGACGTGGTCTCGATGCGGTACACCGCGAGCAGGTCCGCCCGCGTCGCCTGCCGAATCGTCGGCTCGTCGGTCGACTCGCTCCCGGCTATCGTCACACCCACGCTACGGCGGTCAGCGAGTAAAGCCTTCGTCGCCAGCCAGTACCTTCTTATACACCTACCGTATACAATCGGATGCACCCAGTTTTGGGTGCATCCCCACCTCGCCCCCGTCGGGAGGGCTCTCCCCCACCCTCCTCCCTCCGGGGACGCTTTTCACTCCCCACAGCGGTCGCTGGTGAGCGCGAGCGACGCGAGTGCGAGACGCCGATTAGTTCGGCGTCCAGCCGCAGACCGTACACTCCGGGGCCGCCATCTCGTGGAGTCCGCCACACTCCGGACAGCGCTTTTTGTTATAGTCCTCCTCCCACGCCGGCGTCTCGGTTTCCGTCTCGTGGCCCCTGTCTGCGAGGAAGTCGTCGAAGATGTCGTTCGCGGTCGCCATACAAGCAGATAATTAGCCGCGGTGGAAATAAATGTGTGGTACGCTTTAGCACGGAACGGGGAGCAGCCGGGCCAGCGAAGCCACGCCCCTTATGCCCGATGGTCGTGTTCATGTCTCTATGACCGACGATACGCACCTGACGCGGCTGTTCGGTGGTCCCGGCAGCGGGAAGACCACCGCACTCCTCGACCGCGTCGACGAGATGCTCGAGGAGGGCGTCGACGTACGGGATATCCTCGTCGTCTCCTACACGCGGGCGGCCGCCGCCGAGATTCGCGAACGGCTGGCGGAGCGACTCGACCGCTCGCCGAAGTCGCTGAAGGGGAACGTCTCCACGATGCACGCGAAGGCGTACGAACTGCTCGACTTGTCTCGGGGCGACGTGGTCGGCGAAGACGAGAAAGAGGAGTTCTGCTCGGAGTACGGCATCGAGTTCGAAGGCGAGTACGACTCCAACCGGCGGCGCTCGTCGCGCTCGACCACCATCGGCAACAAGATTCTCGCCACCTCCGAGTGGCTCCAGCGGACCCGCCGCGACGTGGCCGACTGGTACGACGTTCCCTTCCAGTGGGACGTGGATGAGGTCCGACTCCCGCCGGAGGAGGACCCCAACTCACAGACCGGCAACAAGTACACCCCGACGTGGTCGTCGGACGACGACCGCATCGACGTGCCGGAGGTCATCCGCGCGTGGCGCGCGTACAAGGGTGAACACGGCGTCGTCGGCTTCGCCGACATGCTCGAACGCGTCACCCAGCGCTCGCTCGTCCCGAACGTCGACCACCTCGTCATCGACGAGTTCCAGGACATCACGACGCTTCAACACGACGCCTACGAGGAGTGGCGACCCCACATGGAGTCGGTGCTCATCGCGGGCGACGACGACCAGGTCGTCTACGCGTGGCAGGGAGCCGACCCCGCGCTCCTGCTTGAGGCCGACCCCGACGACGACGTCATCCTGCCCAACTCCTACCGGCTCCCGTCGAACGTGCTCAACGTCGTCAACCGCGAGATTCGCCACATCGACGAGCGCCAAGAGAAGGACCTGAACCCGCGCAAGGAGGGCGGCACCGTCGAGGGGATTCGCTCGCCGTCGATGTTCGACCTCACCCGGAACGTCCGCGACACCATCGAGGCGACCGAAGACGAGACCGTGATGGTGTTGTTCCGCGCCCGCTATCAGCTGTTCCAGTTCATGGAGGAGTTCACCTCGATGGGGATTCCGTACACCTCGCTGACGGACATCCGGATGTGGACCGACCGGCTCGAAGGGTACGTCCGCGCCGTCGAGAAGAAGACCGAGGAGGAACACATGACCGGCCTGGAGGCGCGGCGGCTCGCCGAGATGCTCGCCGACTCCGCGTTCGGCACGAAGGAGCGCGACGACCTCTTCGACGCGCTCGACGACCTGAAAGACCAGAACAACGCCCGGCTGGAGGATTTCGAGGTAAGTCCCGACTTCATCGAGGAGTACGCTCCGTTCACGCCCGGCGTCGCCGGTGCCTCCGACATGCTCACGCGCACCTCGAACTTCCAGGAGCGCTCCGTCGACGCCTACTTCGACGGCCCGTATCAGGGGATGGACGCCGACCGCGTCCGCGTCGGCACCATCCACTCCGCGAAGGGTCGCGAGGCCGACCACGTCTTCGTCTGTACCGACCTCACCGAGAAGGTGGTCGAGCAGATGGCGGCCACCGTCGACCGCGACCGACTCCCCGAGGACGTGGAGTTCCAGAAGGGAACCGACCCGGTCCCGGTGTTGACGGACAACGAGCGACGGGTCTTCTACGTCGGGATGTCGCGTGCCCGCGAACGGCTCGTCCTGATGGAGAATCTCATCGACGGCGCGCCGACGCTCCCGCTCGACGTGCTCATCGACAACGAGCCGAGCGAACTCCCGCTCGTGGAGTTCATCGAGCAGGCACAGGAGCCGCTCGAAGTCGCCGAGCCGGCCGACTGACCGCGGCAACCGCAGTCGTTTCGCCGCTGGCGACCCTACGTCGGACATGAGCGAACAAGCGACCGTACAGGTGTGGCTGGTCGAGCGGACCTACTCGGACGACGAACAGAACCTCATCATCCTCACGTACGCGACGCCCGACGGCGAGCGGTACTTCCGGAAGGAACGCGCGCTCACGACACCCGGCGACCGGCGGGCCACGACGGCCGCCGTTGAGGCCGAGCCGCAGAATCTCGGCGAGGTGACCGACCCCGACGAGCGCGAGCAGTACGCGGCCGAAGCACGGCGGATGGCCGCGGAACACGACCCCGGCGACGAGATCTAATCCTCGTCGGGTTCCTCGACGACCGCCCCGACCGTCTTCTCCGCGACGAGACCCGGAATGTCCGTCGGCGTCGTGAGATACTCCTCGATGAGCACCATCAGCGCCGCGATTGCGAGCACGATACCCCCGACCAGATGCTCGCCCGCGAGCAGTTGCTCGATGCCGAAGATGACGAGCGGGACCGCGAGCGCGACGGTCGCTGCTAGCCCGACGGTACTCATGATTGACCGCGCCATATCCTTCGTGGGTCGCGCGCGACCGAAAGCGCTCCGGCTTCTCCCAGTTTCGAGAATACTAACACATTTGCGTCGCGTCGCCGTAATGAGACCGTGTTCACCGGAATCATCGAGACGACGGGTGAGGTGCTCGCCCGCGAGCAGACCGCCGACGGGCTGCGGCTCCGACTGGCTGCACACTTCGCCGACGAGCTCACGCACGGCCAGTCGGTCGCCGTCTCCGGCGCGTGTCTCACCGTCGAGGAGCAGACCGACGACTCGTTTTCGGTCTTTCTGGCCGAGGAGACCGTCGAGGTGACGTATCTCGGCGACCTCGCCGTCGGCGACACCGTGAACCTCGAACGCGCGCTCCCCGCGGACGGCCGCTTCGACGGCCACATCGTGCAGGGGCACGTCGACGGCGTCGGCGAGGTGACGGGCATCGAGCAGGTCGAGGAAGATTGGTACTTCGAGTTCTCGCTGCCCGAGTCGATGGGCCAGTACGTCGTCTCGAAGGGGTCGATTACCATCGACGGCATCTCCCTGACCGTCGCCGACATCGACGCGGACGGCTTCGCGGTCGCCATCATCCCGGCGACCTACGAGATTACGACCCTCTCGGAGAAGTCGGTCGGCGACCCCGTCCACCTCGAGGTCGACGTCATCGCCAAGTACGTCGAATCCATCACCGAACAGTACGCCTGAGACGCGGTGACACGAGGCGCGCTTTTACAATGTTTATAAGTTCGCCCGCCCTCCCTCCTGTATGGATATTCTTCCGGACACGAGCGCGGTCATCGACGGCCGCGTGTCCGAACACGACGACGTGACCCACGTCTACGTGCCGAACGCTGTCGTCGCGGAGCTGGAGTCGCAGGCGAATCAGGGGCGCGACTCGGGGTGGGCCGGTCTCGAAGAGCTACAACGATTAGCCGAGGCTGCCGACGCCGGCGACCTCTCCGTCGAGTACATCGGCCGACGCCCGACCCACGACGAGACCGAGGGCGCGGGCGAGGGTGACATCGACGCGCTGATTCGCGACCTCGCGCGCGACCACGACGCGACGCTGCTCACCAGCGACCGCGTGCAGGCGGAGGTGGGCGAGGCGATGGGCGTCACCGTCGAGTACGTCGAGCCGAAGGTGGACACGACCGACGAGACGACCGACGACGGGCTCGACATCGAGCGCTACTTCGACGACAAGACGATGTCCGTCCACCTGAAGACGGGCGTCGCGCCGATGGCGAAGCGCGGCGATATCGGCGATATCTCGTACGGGCCAATCGCCGGCGAGCCGCTGTCGGAGTCGGAGATGCTGACGTTCGCGAACGATATCGAGTCGACGGCCCGCGCCTCCTCGCGCGGCTTCGTCGAGCTCGAGGAGCCGGGGATGAAGATCATCCAGTACGCCGACTACCGCATCGCCGTCGCTCGGCCACCGTTCGCCGACGGCATCGAGATTACGGCCGTCCGGCCCATCGCGTCGCCCACGCTCGACGAGTACGACCTGCCGGACGGGCTTCGCGACCGGTTCACCGAACACCAGCGCGGCATTCTGCTGTCGGGTTCGCCGGGGGCAGGGAAGTCCACGTTCGCGCAGGCGGTCGCGGAGTTCCTCGCCGACTCGGATTTCGCCGTCAAGACGATGGAGAAGCCGCGTGACCTCCAGGTCGGCGACCACATCACCCAGTACACCGAGCTTCGCGGGTCGATGGAGCGGACCGCCGACTCGCTGCTCATGGTCCGGCCCGACTACACCATCTACGACGAGGTGCGCAAGACCTCTGACTTCAACACCTTCGCCGACATGCGACTCGCCGGCGTCGGGATGATCGGCGTCGTCCACGCGACCCGGGCCATCGACGCGCTCCAGCGACTCGTCGGCCGTGTCGAACTCGGCATGATTCCGCAGGTCGTCGACACCGTCGTCTACATCGAGGCCGGCGAAATCGACACCGTCTACGAGGTCGAGACGAAAGTGAAGGTTCCCCACGGGCTGATGGAGGAGGACCTCACCCGCCCGGTCGTCGTCATCTCCGACTACGAGACGGGCGAGCCGGCATACGAGATTTACACGTTCAATCAGCAGGTCGTCACCGTTCCGCTCGAAGACGGCGACGAACAGGAGTCGGGCGTCAGTCGAATTGCGAAAAACGAAATCGAGCGCGAAATCAAGTCCATCGCCCACGGGCAGGTGGAAGTCGAGATTACGAGCGACAACGCCGCCACCGTCTACGTTTCCGAAAACGACATCTCCTCGGTTATCGGGAAGGGCGGCGGCCGCATCACCGACATCGAGAATCGGCTTGGCATGGAGTTGGACGTGCGGACGCTCGATGAGTACGCGGGCGGCTTCGGCGGCGGGAACAGTAGCTCCGGCAGCACAGACAGCAAGAGCAAGCAGGGAGAAATCGTCACGCCCGAAGTCACCTCCCGACACATCATCCTCCCCGTGGAGGGCCACGCGGGCGAGACGGTTGAGGTGCAGGCCGGCGGGCAGTATCTGTTCACCGCGACCGTCTCGCGGGGCGGTGAGGTGCAGATTTCCCGCGGGAGCGGGCTGGCCGACGAACTGGAGACGGCAGTCGACAGCGGACAACAGGTCACGGTCACGCCACAGTAGCCGAACGACGGCGGCGCTATCGGGGCGTAGTTCGCGGAGAAGACAACTGCGACGAGCGGAACGGACCTCTCAGTCGTCGGCGGCGGCGACGGTCTCGGCGGATTGGTCGTCGGCGTCGGTGAGCTGGTAGAGATTCTGTCGGGCGTCGGCGAAGTAGACGTCTTCGCTGACCACGTCGATGGCTTCGAGCCGTTCGAGGGCGTAGCGAACGGTTCGGGCCGACAGCATCGACTCCTCGACGATGCCCTTCTGGGTCATCGGCCCGTCGTACTCCAGTACCTTGTAGACGAGCTTGGCGCTCGGTGGGAGATCAGCGACTGTCTCTCCGTCAGAATCGCTCATGCTACCTGCATAGAGAGGTCCAGACGGCATAAACATGAAGGTGAGTTATTGCTAACCGCCCCGCAGCAGCCCCCGAGCGACGGATAAAACGGACGAACACGCCAGCGTAGCCCGCGGTTGTGGCTTCGAATCGCTTTTGCCGTCAGGGAGACGACGGAGGTACATGGCGACCGACACCGCTGGCCGCTTCTCCTCGCACATGCGGGGGGTCGTGGTCACATCACTGGCGTGTTCGATGGGGCTTGCCGCTGCGGTCGCGTCGTCGGTCGTGACGGCCGGCCTCCAAACGCCCGCAACGAGCAACCAGGCGCTGTACGTGCTGGTGGGGGCGATTCTGGTGCAGTTCCCCGTCCTGTCGGTCATGGGTATCGACGTTGGCGAGTTCTCGACGAAGGACTACCTCTACGTCGCGTTCATGACCTTCGCGCTCTGGTTCATCAGTTGGGGTATCCTGCTGACCACGGGGAGTAGCTTCTAATGGCCGGCGATTCCATCGCAGTCGTCGACTTAGACCGGTGTCAGCCCGACCGGTGTAACTACGAGTGCATGAACTACTGCCCGCCGAACCGGACGGGTAAGGAGTGTATCGTCGAGCGCGGCGACCACTTCGGCGAGGACGAACCCCACGAGGGCGGCGACGACCAGATACTCATCTCCGAGGAGATCTGTCTGGGCGAAAGCTGCGGTATCTGCGTCGAGAAATGCCCGTTCGACGCCATCGAGATTATCAATCTCCCGCAGGAACTCGACGAGAATCCGACTCACCGCTACGGCGAGAACGCGTTCGGGCTTTACGGGCTACCCGCGCCGGAATCGGGCACCGTCACCGGCATCCTCGGCCCGAACGGCATCGGGAAGACGACGGCCGTCCGCATCCTCGCGGGCGAAATCGAGCCGAACCTCGGTCGCCACGCCGACGCCCCGTCGTGGGACGAGGTGATGGACGCGTACCGCGGCACCGAACTCCAGTCGTATCTCGCCGAGCTGCGCGAGGGAGACGTGACCGTCGCGCGCAAGCCCCAGTACGTCGACAAGATTCCAAACAGCTTCTCGGGTATCACCCGAGAGCTCATCGAGGGCGTCGACGAGCGCGGCGTCGCCGACGAGATTACCGAGCGACTCGACATCCGGCCGGTGCTCGACCAGCCGATTGATACGCTCTCCGGCGGGGAGCTACAGCGAGTCGCGCTCGCGGCGACGCTCGTGCGCGATGCCGACTTCTACTTCCTCGATGAGATTACGCCGTATCTCGACATCGGCCAGCGCGTCACCGCCTCGCGGCTCATCCAAGACCTTGCGGCCGACGGCGACCGCTCCATGCTCGTCGTGGAACACGACCTCGCCGTGCTCGATCTGTTGGCGGACTCGATTCACGTCGCCTACGGCGAACCGTCCGCCTACGGTGTCATCACCGACCCCAAGAGCACGAAAAGCGGCATCAACGAGTATCTCTCCGGCTATCTCGACAACGAGAACATGCGAATCCGACAGGAGGCAATCGAGTTCGAGCAACACGCGCCACGCGTGGCCTCCAACACCGACACGCTCGTCGAGTATCCCGCCCTCTCGAAATCCTACGGCGAGGGCGAGTTCTCGCTCGACATCGAGGCCGGCGAGATTCGCAACAACGAGGTGTTGGGTATCGTCGGGCCGAACGGTATCGGGAAGTCGACGTTCGCGAAGATGCTCGCCGGCAAGCTCGACCCCGACGAGGGGAGTCTCGACACGACGCTCGACATCTCCTACAAGCCGCAGTACGTCGACATCGACCAGCCGATGCGCGTCGACGCGTTCCTGTCCTCGATTACCGACCAGTTCGGCTCCTCCTACTGGGAGACGGAAATCGCCCAGCCGCTCCAGCTCCAGCGGATTATGGAGCAGAACCTCACCGACCTCTCGGGCGGCGAGCGACAACGCGTCGCCATCGCGGCGTGTCTCTCGAAGGACGCCGACCTGTATCTGCTCGACGAGCCGTCGGCCCACCTCGACGTGGAACAGCGGGTGCTCGCCACCCGCGCAATCCGTCGGTACACGGAGAATCACAAGGCGACCGCGATGGTCATCGACCACGACATCTACATGATCGACCTGCTCGCCGACCGCCTGCAGGTGTTCGACGGCCAGCCGGCGGAACACGGCCACGCCGGCCAGCCGGTCGGGATGCGCGAGGGGATGAACGAGTTCCTCGCGAATCTCGACGTGACGTTCCGGCGCGACCAGCGCACCGGTCGCCCGCGCATCAACAAACCCGGCTCGCAGAAGGACCGCGAGCAGAAGAACGCCGGCGAGTACTACTACGCGCCGGCCGACGACGAGTAACGGACCCGAAGCTTCCTACCTCCGGCCCCCCTCCGTCGGGGTATGCGCTGTGATTATCACACTCACACGACCTACTCGGACGGCTCGTTCCTCGGGTGGATGGTCGGGGCCGCCGAGAACGCCGGGCTCGACGCGATCGGTATCGCCGACCACTGTATCGTCTCCACGCGCGAGGAGCCGCGCCACCAGCGCGAGAACATGGGCTTCAACCTCGACGTGACCTACGAGCGTCGCAAAGCCGCAATCGACGCGATGAACGAGCGCCGCGACATCGAAATCATCGACGGCGTCGAGATGGATTTCCACCCCGACGACGAGACGGAAATCGCGGCCTTCCTCGACGAGGTCGGCTTCGAGTACGCCGTCGGCAGCGTCCACGAGGTTGACGGCACGAACGTCCACTTCGAGGACCACTTCGCCGAGCAGTCGGCAGCCGCACGCCGCGACCACGTCGCCACCTACTTCGACCGGCTGGTCGCGCTCATCGAATCGGAGCTGTTCGACATCGCCGCCCACGTCGACCTCGTGGAGCGCAACAGCACGCTCCGCGGGCTGGCGACGGACGAGCAGTACCGGCGGGTGGCCGAGGCGTTCACCGACTCCCGGACTGTTCCGGAGTTGAACGCCGGGCGCGTCCTCTCGGAGTACGGCGAGGTCCACCCCACCCCGCAGTTCATGGAGGTGCTCCGGGAGGAAGGCGTCGAGTTCGTCTTCGGCACCGACGCACACGACCCGAGCGAGATCGAGCCGCGCAAGGAGGAACTGGAGAAGTTCGCCGCGACCCACGGCGTGGAGACGACGAC
This portion of the Halosegnis longus genome encodes:
- a CDS encoding UvrD-helicase domain-containing protein; its protein translation is MTDDTHLTRLFGGPGSGKTTALLDRVDEMLEEGVDVRDILVVSYTRAAAAEIRERLAERLDRSPKSLKGNVSTMHAKAYELLDLSRGDVVGEDEKEEFCSEYGIEFEGEYDSNRRRSSRSTTIGNKILATSEWLQRTRRDVADWYDVPFQWDVDEVRLPPEEDPNSQTGNKYTPTWSSDDDRIDVPEVIRAWRAYKGEHGVVGFADMLERVTQRSLVPNVDHLVIDEFQDITTLQHDAYEEWRPHMESVLIAGDDDQVVYAWQGADPALLLEADPDDDVILPNSYRLPSNVLNVVNREIRHIDERQEKDLNPRKEGGTVEGIRSPSMFDLTRNVRDTIEATEDETVMVLFRARYQLFQFMEEFTSMGIPYTSLTDIRMWTDRLEGYVRAVEKKTEEEHMTGLEARRLAEMLADSAFGTKERDDLFDALDDLKDQNNARLEDFEVSPDFIEEYAPFTPGVAGASDMLTRTSNFQERSVDAYFDGPYQGMDADRVRVGTIHSAKGREADHVFVCTDLTEKVVEQMAATVDRDRLPEDVEFQKGTDPVPVLTDNERRVFYVGMSRARERLVLMENLIDGAPTLPLDVLIDNEPSELPLVEFIEQAQEPLEVAEPAD
- a CDS encoding DUF7533 family protein, which translates into the protein MARSIMSTVGLAATVALAVPLVIFGIEQLLAGEHLVGGIVLAIAALMVLIEEYLTTPTDIPGLVAEKTVGAVVEEPDED
- a CDS encoding riboflavin synthase; translation: MFTGIIETTGEVLAREQTADGLRLRLAAHFADELTHGQSVAVSGACLTVEEQTDDSFSVFLAEETVEVTYLGDLAVGDTVNLERALPADGRFDGHIVQGHVDGVGEVTGIEQVEEDWYFEFSLPESMGQYVVSKGSITIDGISLTVADIDADGFAVAIIPATYEITTLSEKSVGDPVHLEVDVIAKYVESITEQYA
- a CDS encoding PINc/VapC family ATPase, whose amino-acid sequence is MDILPDTSAVIDGRVSEHDDVTHVYVPNAVVAELESQANQGRDSGWAGLEELQRLAEAADAGDLSVEYIGRRPTHDETEGAGEGDIDALIRDLARDHDATLLTSDRVQAEVGEAMGVTVEYVEPKVDTTDETTDDGLDIERYFDDKTMSVHLKTGVAPMAKRGDIGDISYGPIAGEPLSESEMLTFANDIESTARASSRGFVELEEPGMKIIQYADYRIAVARPPFADGIEITAVRPIASPTLDEYDLPDGLRDRFTEHQRGILLSGSPGAGKSTFAQAVAEFLADSDFAVKTMEKPRDLQVGDHITQYTELRGSMERTADSLLMVRPDYTIYDEVRKTSDFNTFADMRLAGVGMIGVVHATRAIDALQRLVGRVELGMIPQVVDTVVYIEAGEIDTVYEVETKVKVPHGLMEEDLTRPVVVISDYETGEPAYEIYTFNQQVVTVPLEDGDEQESGVSRIAKNEIEREIKSIAHGQVEVEITSDNAATVYVSENDISSVIGKGGGRITDIENRLGMELDVRTLDEYAGGFGGGNSSSGSTDSKSKQGEIVTPEVTSRHIILPVEGHAGETVEVQAGGQYLFTATVSRGGEVQISRGSGLADELETAVDSGQQVTVTPQ
- a CDS encoding MarR family transcriptional regulator, with the protein product MSDSDGETVADLPPSAKLVYKVLEYDGPMTQKGIVEESMLSARTVRYALERLEAIDVVSEDVYFADARQNLYQLTDADDQSAETVAAADD
- a CDS encoding EMC6-like membrane protein — its product is MATDTAGRFSSHMRGVVVTSLACSMGLAAAVASSVVTAGLQTPATSNQALYVLVGAILVQFPVLSVMGIDVGEFSTKDYLYVAFMTFALWFISWGILLTTGSSF